From a region of the Chitinophaga caseinilytica genome:
- a CDS encoding SDR family oxidoreductase: protein MHLSGNTVLITGGTSGIGLALARQFHANNNRVIITGRDAAKLASAEKELPGIHTFQIDHADPASAISLRNYIRDHHPTLNVLINNAGVQFSYAFGRDPASAGNIATETQINFIAPLLLTNALLPLLAAQPLSAIVFVSSALYIAPKRSAPVYCATKAAIHTFAKALRYQLEGSSVKVFEIVPPLVDTAMTADRSSGKMSPDRLARIFIRNLNGDVTEQHIGKSRLLKMLFRISPRLAERMMKNG from the coding sequence ATGCATCTTTCCGGCAATACCGTCCTCATCACCGGCGGCACCTCCGGCATCGGCCTCGCGCTGGCCCGGCAATTCCATGCCAACAACAACCGCGTCATCATCACCGGGCGCGATGCCGCAAAACTCGCATCCGCCGAAAAGGAACTGCCCGGCATCCACACTTTCCAGATTGATCATGCCGACCCGGCGTCCGCGATTTCATTGCGCAACTACATCCGCGACCACCACCCAACCCTCAATGTCCTCATCAACAATGCCGGCGTGCAATTCAGCTACGCTTTCGGCCGCGATCCCGCATCCGCCGGAAACATCGCCACTGAAACGCAGATCAATTTCATTGCTCCGCTCCTGCTCACCAACGCCTTGCTGCCGCTTCTCGCCGCACAACCACTTTCTGCCATCGTATTCGTCAGCAGTGCATTATACATCGCCCCGAAACGATCCGCACCCGTGTATTGCGCCACCAAAGCCGCCATCCACACCTTCGCGAAAGCGCTCCGGTATCAGCTGGAAGGCTCCTCCGTCAAAGTGTTCGAGATCGTTCCGCCGCTGGTAGACACCGCCATGACGGCCGATCGCAGCAGCGGTAAAATGTCTCCGGACAGGCTCGCCCGAATTTTCATCCGCAACCTGAACGGCGATGTTACCGAACAGCATATCGGGAAGAGCCGGCTGTTGAAAATGCTCTTCCGGATTTCGCCGCGGCTCGCGGAACGGATGATGAAAAACGGGTAA
- a CDS encoding Crp/Fnr family transcriptional regulator: MPHDKLHRFLDNLTPIAPATWDRVQPLFTEGRLGKGEHFIREGQLAREIGFLAEGVMRAYYRNAAGQEYNKHFFTAPCFIGGYASLITGAPNMIQQEALTDCTVLSAPYGPFRQLFAHCPDLERAARILAEGFFVAKEQREIEIVQLDAEARYRLFRERFPALEALVPQYHIASYLGVSPTQLSRIRRKSSGR, encoded by the coding sequence ATGCCACATGATAAGCTCCATCGCTTCCTCGACAATTTGACGCCCATCGCGCCCGCTACATGGGATCGGGTGCAGCCGTTGTTTACGGAAGGGCGCCTCGGCAAAGGGGAACATTTCATCCGCGAAGGGCAACTGGCGCGGGAAATCGGGTTCCTGGCGGAAGGGGTCATGCGGGCATATTACCGGAATGCCGCCGGACAGGAATACAACAAGCATTTTTTCACGGCGCCCTGCTTCATCGGGGGCTATGCGTCGCTGATCACGGGAGCGCCGAACATGATCCAGCAGGAGGCGCTGACGGATTGTACGGTGCTTTCCGCGCCCTACGGGCCTTTCCGGCAGCTGTTCGCTCATTGTCCGGACCTGGAGCGGGCGGCGCGCATCCTGGCGGAGGGGTTCTTCGTAGCCAAGGAGCAACGCGAGATCGAGATCGTGCAACTGGACGCGGAGGCGCGTTACCGGCTTTTCCGCGAGCGGTTCCCGGCGCTGGAGGCACTCGTCCCGCAATACCACATCGCATCCTACCTGGGCGTTTCGCCGACGCAATTGAGCCGCATCCGCAGGAAATCCTCCGGCCGCTGA
- a CDS encoding S41 family peptidase, with product MKTIARFIAIALFTSTAVQIASGCAAYPDRQQASIKEVPISPDTGKTADLVLLARVWGYLKYFSPVISERNIDWDKVLVDQLKAMDENPNAGVLPSIRAMLDSAALSAPSGRKSGAKQLADAKEIEKVNVNHEWIASAKQLGQAEKDRLTALADYFKPFKNKYIITPDVSGYPSPQFKEETYGKDFLPEKHYRLLALFRYWNIIEYYLPAKYQQQGQWPAKLARFIPDFADANTDRAYAQALIRLNAAITDGHSIMPTFAKFPEYVLPGRLIRLPFTMAVIGDTVFVHQTDSGFAEMSGMRPGDRVHSINGMPVIRYVDSLRAVMSDPRREMKDYYISVSAMLRMMPASGDTLKVGYESGGQPKTFRVKYGEDDVARYLAIGARAWAKQQEAQKQEVPPPGMRMLEGDILYIDPAKWSGKMADTTRELLAKAKSLIIECRTYPNFDFINFTHFLFKKQTECILWNGTISYPGLTKTVEYKRGPDRKVHFKGKVVVLIAEKSVSRPEMLTMIVKARKGNTVLIGRTTGGADGDVTQIPMVGNQDMRFVISGLGVLYPDGGYTQGIGIVPDVEVPLTVAEFTGGKDVIYQRALQYLAANP from the coding sequence ATGAAGACAATCGCCCGATTTATCGCTATCGCCTTATTCACTTCCACCGCCGTACAAATCGCTTCCGGTTGCGCCGCTTACCCGGACCGGCAGCAGGCATCCATCAAGGAAGTACCCATTTCCCCCGATACCGGCAAAACCGCCGACCTGGTGCTGCTGGCGCGGGTTTGGGGATACCTGAAGTATTTCTCGCCCGTTATCAGCGAACGCAACATCGATTGGGATAAAGTACTGGTCGATCAGCTGAAGGCGATGGACGAAAACCCCAACGCGGGCGTGCTTCCATCCATCCGCGCGATGCTCGATTCTGCCGCGCTTTCCGCGCCATCCGGCCGGAAATCCGGTGCGAAGCAGCTCGCCGATGCGAAGGAAATCGAAAAAGTGAACGTAAACCACGAATGGATCGCATCCGCAAAGCAGCTCGGCCAGGCGGAAAAAGACCGCTTAACCGCATTGGCAGACTATTTCAAGCCGTTCAAAAATAAATACATCATCACGCCGGACGTTTCCGGCTATCCGTCTCCCCAATTCAAGGAGGAAACATACGGGAAAGACTTCCTGCCCGAAAAGCATTACCGCCTTTTGGCGCTGTTCCGCTACTGGAACATCATCGAATATTACCTCCCCGCGAAATACCAGCAGCAAGGCCAGTGGCCTGCGAAGCTGGCGCGCTTCATACCGGACTTCGCCGATGCCAATACCGATCGCGCTTATGCCCAGGCCTTGATCAGGCTCAACGCCGCTATTACGGACGGTCACAGCATTATGCCCACTTTCGCCAAATTCCCCGAATATGTGCTGCCGGGCCGGCTCATCCGCTTGCCCTTTACCATGGCCGTTATCGGCGATACGGTTTTCGTGCATCAGACCGATTCCGGGTTTGCGGAAATGAGCGGAATGCGGCCGGGCGACAGGGTACACAGCATCAACGGCATGCCGGTGATCCGCTACGTAGATTCCTTACGGGCCGTGATGAGCGACCCGCGAAGGGAAATGAAGGATTACTACATTTCCGTATCGGCAATGCTGCGGATGATGCCGGCGAGCGGCGATACGCTGAAGGTCGGTTATGAAAGCGGCGGCCAGCCCAAAACATTCCGGGTAAAGTATGGAGAAGATGACGTTGCGCGGTATCTGGCGATTGGCGCGAGGGCCTGGGCAAAGCAGCAGGAAGCGCAGAAGCAGGAAGTGCCACCACCGGGCATGCGGATGCTGGAAGGCGATATCCTGTACATCGATCCTGCGAAATGGTCGGGCAAAATGGCGGATACCACGCGGGAATTGCTCGCAAAAGCCAAATCCCTCATCATCGAATGCCGCACCTATCCCAATTTCGATTTCATCAACTTCACCCATTTCCTGTTCAAAAAGCAGACGGAATGCATTTTATGGAACGGAACTATCAGCTACCCCGGCCTCACGAAAACTGTGGAATATAAGCGCGGCCCCGATCGCAAAGTCCATTTCAAAGGCAAAGTGGTGGTATTGATCGCGGAAAAGTCTGTCAGCCGCCCGGAAATGCTCACCATGATCGTGAAGGCCCGTAAAGGGAATACGGTGCTGATCGGCCGTACCACCGGTGGCGCCGACGGAGACGTTACCCAAATCCCCATGGTGGGCAACCAGGATATGCGTTTCGTGATCTCCGGCCTCGGCGTCCTGTATCCGGATGGCGGTTACACGCAAGGCATCGGCATTGTGCCCGATGTGGAAGTGCCGCTGACCGTTGCGGAATTCACAGGCGGGAAAGACGTAATCTATCAACGCGCCCTTCAATACCTCGCCGCAAACCCCTGA
- a CDS encoding RagB/SusD family nutrient uptake outer membrane protein, translated as MKKQLSIFAIAAAGLFSSCSKFLDRQPLSQVAPDQYFNNDNEQKFYLNSFYSAFPSAEGVYNEDIDNVVKQSLSDQVTGRRTVPLTGGNWTWTELRKINYYLDNYNRVMPQVQVNRFAAVAKFFRAYFYFDKVQRFGDVPWYTNAIDYQDKESLTKPRSPRKVVVDSIIADLDFAIANMDVATFPQSTEMVSKYTAMALLSRVCLFEGTWKKYRNEAGWEALLEKSVAASQQLMSTGLYKIYKSTPSKAYLELFASIAPNKDEIILARTFSNELSVWHNVNYYTITSSYGKPGLDKELVNSYLMADGSRFTDIPRYDTITFYGETQNRDPRLAQTIRTPGYSRIGTNNPLVPDFGASVTGYQLIKFVTDMSFDSYNRSINSMPIFRYAEVLLNFAEAKAELGTLTQADINASIGLLRERVAMPNLDLVAANGNVDPYMAAQYPAVTGANKGVILEIRRERRIELVMESHRWNDLMRWKSGQSVVRQFKGMYFPGAGQYDLDRDGKIDVYIYTGNKPDPAVAGVQYFKLGKDIELENNAGNVLINRTTTKTFQENRDYLQPIPIQERQLTNKVLTQNPNWNDGL; from the coding sequence TACCTGAACTCGTTCTACAGCGCATTCCCATCCGCCGAAGGCGTATACAACGAAGATATCGACAACGTGGTGAAGCAGTCGCTCAGCGACCAGGTGACCGGCCGCCGCACCGTGCCCCTGACCGGTGGCAACTGGACGTGGACGGAACTGCGGAAAATCAATTACTACCTCGACAACTACAACCGCGTCATGCCACAGGTACAGGTAAACCGGTTTGCCGCCGTGGCCAAATTCTTCCGCGCTTATTTCTATTTCGACAAGGTGCAGCGCTTCGGCGATGTGCCCTGGTATACCAACGCCATCGATTACCAGGACAAGGAATCCCTTACCAAACCCAGATCGCCCCGCAAAGTGGTGGTAGACTCCATCATCGCCGACCTGGATTTCGCGATCGCCAATATGGATGTGGCCACTTTCCCCCAATCTACGGAAATGGTATCCAAATATACCGCCATGGCCCTGTTGAGCCGCGTTTGCCTGTTCGAAGGGACCTGGAAAAAATACCGGAATGAAGCCGGCTGGGAAGCCCTGCTGGAAAAATCGGTCGCGGCATCGCAACAGCTGATGAGCACCGGCTTGTATAAAATCTACAAATCCACGCCCAGCAAGGCATACCTCGAGCTGTTCGCCTCCATCGCGCCGAACAAGGACGAGATCATCCTCGCCCGGACTTTCAGCAACGAATTGTCGGTTTGGCATAACGTTAACTACTATACGATCACTTCGTCTTACGGCAAGCCGGGACTGGACAAGGAGCTGGTGAACAGTTACCTGATGGCAGACGGCTCCCGCTTTACGGACATCCCGCGGTACGACACGATCACGTTTTACGGCGAAACGCAAAACCGTGATCCGCGCCTGGCCCAAACCATCCGTACACCCGGTTATTCGCGCATCGGGACCAACAACCCGCTGGTGCCCGATTTCGGTGCGAGCGTGACCGGTTACCAGCTGATCAAGTTCGTAACGGACATGTCTTTCGACTCTTACAACCGCTCCATCAATTCCATGCCCATTTTCCGCTACGCGGAAGTGCTGCTGAACTTCGCCGAAGCCAAGGCTGAACTGGGCACGCTCACGCAGGCCGACATCAACGCGTCTATCGGGCTGCTCCGCGAGCGTGTGGCCATGCCTAACCTGGACCTCGTGGCCGCCAATGGCAATGTGGACCCGTACATGGCCGCACAATACCCGGCCGTGACCGGCGCCAACAAAGGCGTAATCCTCGAAATCCGCCGGGAAAGAAGGATCGAGCTGGTGATGGAAAGCCACCGCTGGAACGATCTCATGCGCTGGAAATCCGGCCAGAGCGTAGTGCGCCAGTTCAAAGGGATGTACTTCCCCGGCGCGGGCCAGTACGACCTCGACCGCGACGGCAAGATCGACGTGTATATTTACACCGGCAATAAACCGGACCCCGCAGTAGCAGGTGTCCAGTACTTCAAACTGGGCAAGGACATTGAGCTGGAAAACAATGCCGGTAACGTGCTGATCAACCGCACTACCACCAAAACCTTCCAGGAAAACAGGGATTACCTCCAGCCGATCCCCATCCAGGAACGGCAACTGACGAACAAAGTTCTGACACAGAACCCGAACTGGAACGACGGTTTATAG